From Zingiber officinale cultivar Zhangliang chromosome 5B, Zo_v1.1, whole genome shotgun sequence, the proteins below share one genomic window:
- the LOC121986462 gene encoding F-box/kelch-repeat protein At3g61590-like encodes MSRDNDGVEEKEKGDKGTLLKWDAILPDELLQKVLSFLPTANIIKLGIVCKRWYEKVLSFLPTANIIKLGIMCKRWYEVVHSYWIWTIPRHSDGEVEEEEEEEEDDILFLPDELLQKVLSFLPTANIIKLGIVSKRWYKVVHSSPPLSWPMMAPQKPLFFRRFFNDAGDFSGCVYDPCFLRWSNFDDFLHSDIQFTSSSCGLVCLMNHDDRNHLLVGSPIKRDWKLLQVPGCSDSFRTMALSFDRSTRGYTVVVAKCSRTQQLQWNLSVHIYQSTTKSWATHYAQDLDLWKFKHKAVICDGVLYQFIYHPFLTPNLMAFDLIKPPSSIHPLIPMPFPCACAGLINLSNKLVMVALLNWDWPHEGAVILELEDKKWREVAQMPISMYKKLGGYYLNSCGAGDLLFMHSPMCPELLTFDMKQKVWKWVSHPYTERSLFCFKQGASVFCDLCFGFCFEPRLDVSS; translated from the exons ATGTCTCGAGACAATGACGGCGTggaggagaaggaaaaaggagacaagggaACATTGTTGAAGTGGGATGCCATTCTACCGGACGAACTCCTGCAGAAGGTGCTCTCCTTTTTGCCCACCGCCAACATCATCAAATTGGGCATCGTGTGCAAACGGTGGTACGAG AAGGTGCTCTCCTTTTTGCCCACCGCCAACATCATCAAATTGGGCATCATGTGCAAACGGTGGTACGAGGTGGTTCACTCCTATTGGATCTGGACGATCCCTAGACATAGTGACGGcgaggtggaggaggaggaggaggaagaagaagacgacaTTCTATTTCTACCGGACGAACTCCTGCAGAAGGTGCTCTCCTTTTTGCCCACCGCCAACATCATCAAATTGGGCATCGTATCCAAACGGTGGTACAAGGTGGTTCACTCCAGCCCCCCGTTGTCGTGGCCGATGATGGCGCCACAGAAGCCGTTGTTCTTCAGGCGCTTCTTTAACGACGCCGGCGACTTTTCGGGCTGCGTATACGACCCTTGCTTCCTCCGGTGGTCCAACTTCGACGACTTCCTCCACTCAGACATCCAGTTCACGTCCTCCTCCTGCGGCCTGGTCTGCTTAATGAACCACGATGACAGGAACCACTTATTGGTCGGCAGTCCCATCAAGAGAGACTGGAAGCTGCTTCAAGTCCCCGGCTGCTCTGACTCCTTCAGAACGATGGCCTTGTCGTTCGACCGCAGCACGCGCGGCTACACCGTGGTCGTCGCCAAGTGCAGCCGCACCCAGCAATTGCAATGGAACTTATCGGTCCACATCTACCAATCGACGACGAAATCGTGGGCCACTCACTACGCCCAAGACCTCGACCTCTGGAAATTCAAACACAAGGCCGTCATATGCGACGGCGTGCTCTACCAATTCATCTACCATCCGTTTCTGACCCCCAACTTAATGGCGTTCGACCTCATCAAGCCGCCCTCTAGCATTCACCCTCTGATTCCTATGCCATTCCCTTGTGCCTGTGCTGGATTGATCAACCTGTCGAACAAATTGGTCATGGTCGCATTGCTCAACTGGGACTGGCCGCACGAGGGAGCGGTGATTTTAGAACTTGAGGATAAGAAATGGCGGGAGGTGGCTCAAATGCCGATCTCCATGTACAAGAAGTTAGGTGGATATTATTTAAACTCCTGCGGCGCCGGGGACTTACTCTTCATGCACTCCCCAATGTGTCCGGAGCTACTGACCTTCGACATGAAGCAGAAGGTGTGGAAATGGGTGAGCCACCCCTACACTGAGAGGTCGCTCTTCTGCTTCAAACAGGGAGCCTCAGTCTTCTGCGACCTCTGCTTCGGCTTTTGCTTCGAACCGAGACTCGACGTCTCTTCTTGA
- the LOC121986463 gene encoding F-box/kelch-repeat protein At3g61590-like, with product MPRDNDDEEEKGEEDKGTLLKWDAILPDELLQKVLSFLPTANIIKLGIIVCKRWYEVLHSYWIRTIPRHSDGEEEEEEEEDKGALVSWDAILPDELLQKVLSFLPTANIIKLGIVCKQWYEVVHSSPPLSWPMMAPQKPLFFRRFFNDASGFSGRVYDPCFLRWSNFDDFLHSDIQVTSSSCGLVCLMNHDDRNHLLVGNPIKRDWKLLQVLDCRDTFCRTMALSFDRSTRGYTVVVAECCQKFEECHLFVHIYQSTTKSWDIHYAPDLILWKAKHQAVICDGVLYQFMCHPYRNPNLMAFDLIKPPSSIYPLIPMPFPCDCAGLINLSNKLVMVALLNWVRPHDGAVILELEDKKWREVAQMPISMYKKLGRYNLISCGAGDLLFMHSPMCPELLTFDMKHKVWKWASHPYTEGSLFCFKQGASVFRDLCFGFCFEPRLDVSS from the coding sequence ATGCCTCGAGATAATGACgacgaggaggagaagggagaagaagaCAAGGGAACATTGTTGAAGTGGGACGCCATTCTACCGGACGAACTCCTGCAGAAGGTGCTTTCCTTTTTGCCCACCGCCAACATCATCAAATTGGGCATCATCGTGTGCAAACGGTGGTACGAGGTGCTTCACTCCTATTGGATCAGGACGATCCCTAGGCATAGTGacggcgaggaggaggaggaggaagaagaagacaaggGAGCATTGGTGTCGTGGGACGCCATTCTACCGGACGAACTTCTGCAGAAGGTGCTCTCCTTTTTGCCCACCGCCAACATCATCAAATTGGGCATCGTGTGCAAACAGTGGTACGAGGTGGTTCACTCCAGCCCCCCGTTGTCGTGGCCGATGATGGCGCCACAGAAGCCGTTGTTCTTCAGGCGCTTCTTTAACGACGCCAGCGGCTTTTCGGGCCGCGTATACGACCCTTGCTTCCTCCGGTGGTCCAACTTCGACGACTTCCTCCACTCAGACATCCAGGTCACGTCCTCCTCCTGCGGCCTGGTCTGCTTAATGAACCACGATGACAGGAACCACTTATTGGTCGGCAATCCCATCAAGAGAGATTGGAAGCTGCTTCAAGTTCTCGACTGCCGTGACACCTTCTGCAGGACGATGGCCTTGTCGTTCGACCGCAGCACGCGTGGCTACACCGTGGTCGTTGCCGAGTGCTGCCAGAAGTTCGAGGAATGTCACTTATTCGTCCACATCTACCAATCAACGACGAAATCGTGGGACATTCACTACGCCCCAGACCTCATCCTCTGGAAAGCCAAGCACCAGGCCGTCATATGCGACGGTGTGCTCTACCAATTCATGTGCCATCCATATCGGAACCCCAACTTAATGGCGTTCGACCTCATCAAGCCGCCCTCTAGCATTTACCCTCTGATTCCTATGCCATTCCCTTGTGACTGTGCTGGATTGATCAACCTGTCGAACAAATTGGTCATGGTCGCATTGCTCAATTGGGTCCGGCCGCACGACGGAGCGGTGATTTTAGAACTTGAGGATAAGAAATGGCGGGAGGTGGCTCAAATGCCGATCTCCATGTACAAGAAGTTAGGCCGATATAATTTAATCTCCTGCGGTGCCGGGGACTTACTCTTCATGCACTCCCCAATGTGTCCGGAGCTACTGACCTTCGACATGAAGCACAAGGTGTGGAAATGGGCGAGCCACCCCTACACTGAGGGGTCGCTCTTCTGCTTCAAACAGGGGGCCTCAGTCTTCCGCGACCTCTGCTTCGGCTTCTGCTTCGAACCAAGACTCGACGTCTCTTCTTGA